From Hartmannibacter diazotrophicus, a single genomic window includes:
- the ftsZ gene encoding cell division protein FtsZ, producing MTINLKIPDLTELKPRITVFGVGGAGGNAVNNMINAGLQGVDFVVANTDAQALTASRAERIIQMGVAVTEGLGAGSQPEVGRAAAEEVIDEINDHLAGSHMVFITAGMGGGTGTGAAPVVARAAREHGILTVGVVTKPFQFEGQRRMRLADAGIEELQANVDTLICIPNQNLFRIANERTTFADAFAMADQVLYSGVACITDLMVKEGLINLDFADVRSVMRGMGKAMMGTGEASGDRRAIQAAEAAIANPLLDEVSMKGSKGLLISITGGKDLTLFEVDEAATRIREEVDQDANIILGATFDDELEGVIRVSVVATGIDQEASQLIRNADARTADANNRLNQARGGSASPAAAAIADIRTTKPAAPVLQPQAAAPQPVAPAPAPAPAPTVAEMPAPAPVAPRPVASAQDARVTIEPYQQPSPSMLDVPAEEPVYRAPRSEPEAAPQPYIPPAAERPTVARTPRMPDIQDFPPIVQREVRAEADDDGDDERRPMGLLRRLAAGLGRHPEGDHAAEAMMQQPAARPQPAAVHQAPPVAPRAPQPAQSEFARPAQRPAPAPRMATGQLDPQGRPASAPRLADDDQLEIPAFLRRQNS from the coding sequence ATGACCATTAACCTGAAGATACCCGACCTCACGGAACTGAAGCCGCGCATCACGGTGTTTGGCGTCGGTGGCGCTGGCGGCAATGCGGTCAACAACATGATCAACGCCGGCCTGCAGGGCGTCGACTTCGTTGTGGCCAACACGGACGCGCAGGCGCTGACCGCTTCGCGAGCCGAACGCATCATCCAGATGGGCGTCGCGGTCACCGAAGGCCTTGGCGCCGGGTCGCAGCCGGAAGTCGGCCGCGCGGCCGCCGAGGAGGTGATCGACGAAATCAACGATCATCTGGCCGGAAGCCACATGGTCTTCATCACCGCCGGCATGGGCGGCGGCACGGGCACGGGCGCTGCGCCGGTCGTGGCGCGCGCTGCCCGCGAGCACGGCATCCTCACCGTCGGCGTCGTCACCAAGCCGTTCCAGTTCGAGGGCCAGCGCCGCATGCGTCTCGCGGATGCCGGCATCGAGGAACTGCAGGCCAACGTCGACACGCTGATCTGCATTCCGAACCAGAATCTGTTCCGCATCGCCAACGAGCGGACCACCTTCGCCGATGCCTTCGCCATGGCTGATCAGGTGCTCTACTCGGGCGTTGCCTGCATCACCGACCTCATGGTCAAGGAAGGCCTCATCAACCTCGACTTCGCCGACGTGCGCTCCGTCATGCGCGGCATGGGCAAGGCGATGATGGGCACGGGCGAGGCCTCGGGCGACCGTCGCGCGATCCAGGCCGCCGAGGCGGCCATCGCCAATCCGCTGCTCGACGAAGTGTCGATGAAGGGCTCCAAGGGCCTGCTCATCTCGATCACCGGCGGCAAGGATCTCACCCTCTTCGAGGTGGACGAAGCCGCGACCCGCATCCGCGAGGAAGTCGACCAGGATGCCAACATCATCCTCGGCGCGACCTTCGACGACGAACTCGAAGGCGTCATCCGCGTGTCGGTCGTCGCGACCGGTATCGACCAGGAAGCAAGCCAGCTGATCCGCAACGCCGATGCCCGCACGGCGGATGCCAACAACCGCCTCAATCAGGCGCGTGGCGGTTCGGCGTCGCCGGCCGCAGCGGCCATTGCAGACATCCGTACGACCAAGCCGGCCGCGCCGGTGTTGCAGCCGCAGGCCGCCGCACCTCAGCCGGTCGCTCCGGCACCGGCTCCCGCTCCGGCCCCCACGGTCGCCGAGATGCCGGCTCCCGCTCCGGTCGCCCCGCGTCCTGTCGCTTCGGCGCAGGATGCGCGCGTGACCATCGAGCCCTACCAGCAGCCGAGCCCGTCCATGCTCGACGTGCCGGCCGAGGAGCCCGTCTACAGGGCGCCGCGCAGCGAGCCGGAAGCCGCTCCGCAGCCCTATATTCCCCCGGCGGCGGAACGGCCGACCGTTGCCCGCACCCCGCGGATGCCCGATATCCAGGACTTTCCCCCCATCGTCCAGCGAGAAGTCCGGGCGGAAGCCGACGACGACGGCGACGACGAGCGCCGTCCCATGGGGCTTCTTCGGCGGCTTGCGGCAGGGCTTGGCCGGCATCCAGAAGGCGATCATGCGGCGGAAGCGATGATGCAGCAGCCTGCTGCCCGTCCGCAGCCCGCGGCGGTTCATCAGGCTCCCCCGGTCGCGCCGCGTGCGCCGCAGCCGGCGCAGAGCGAGTTTGCCCGCCCGGCCCAGCGGCCGGCGCCGGCACCGCGCATGGCGACCGGTCAGCTCGACCCGCAGGGACGGCCCGCATCGGCGCCGCGCCTTGCCGACGACGATCAGCTCGAGATTCCGGCCTTCCTGCGCCGCCAGAACAGCTGA
- the ftsA gene encoding cell division protein FtsA, with protein MRPLPSKRATIVSVLDVGTSKICCVIARLTPRPLGDVLPGRSHHVDVLGFGYQRSRGIKAGQVVDLDQAEKAIRLAVDAAERMAGLTVESLIVSLSCGRLGSETYSAGFDLSGREVGEAEIQRVLSAASQYSVEGENRVVVHALPIGYALDGNKGIRDPRGMLGRRLSVDTHIVSADPAPVRNLEICINRAHLEVETMVATPYASGLATLVDDEAHLGCACVDIGGGTTTMAVFADGAFVHVDGFALGGHHVTMDLARGLTTRLADAERIKALHGSVIHTDADDREIIAVPPVGDENDIPNQVPRSEIVQIIRPRVEEILELVRDRLNASGFASRVGRRIVLTGGASQLTGLGELARKTLGRNVRLGRPMGIAGLPDAARGAAFATSVGLLIYPQVAEMEVLAGRRRTSGYADHGGYFSKVQRWIRESF; from the coding sequence ATGCGCCCGCTTCCCAGCAAGCGGGCGACCATCGTCTCCGTGCTCGATGTCGGCACATCCAAGATCTGCTGTGTGATCGCGCGCCTGACCCCGCGTCCGCTTGGCGACGTCCTGCCGGGACGCAGCCACCATGTCGACGTGCTCGGTTTCGGCTATCAGCGCTCGCGCGGTATCAAGGCGGGGCAGGTCGTCGACCTGGATCAGGCGGAAAAGGCGATCCGGCTTGCGGTCGACGCGGCCGAGCGCATGGCCGGCCTGACCGTTGAATCGCTGATCGTGTCGCTGTCCTGCGGCCGTCTCGGCAGCGAGACCTACAGCGCCGGCTTCGATCTTTCGGGCCGCGAGGTCGGCGAGGCCGAAATCCAGCGCGTTCTGTCGGCGGCCAGCCAGTATTCGGTCGAAGGCGAGAACCGCGTCGTCGTCCATGCGCTGCCGATCGGTTATGCGCTTGACGGCAACAAGGGTATCCGCGATCCGCGTGGCATGCTTGGCCGGCGGCTTTCGGTCGACACGCATATCGTCTCGGCCGATCCGGCGCCGGTCCGCAACCTCGAAATCTGCATCAACCGGGCCCATCTCGAAGTGGAGACGATGGTCGCCACGCCCTATGCCAGCGGTCTTGCGACACTTGTCGACGACGAGGCGCATCTCGGTTGCGCCTGCGTCGACATCGGCGGCGGGACGACGACAATGGCCGTCTTCGCTGACGGGGCCTTCGTGCATGTCGACGGCTTTGCCCTCGGCGGTCATCACGTGACGATGGATCTGGCGCGCGGCCTCACGACGCGGCTTGCGGACGCCGAGCGCATCAAGGCGCTGCACGGGAGCGTCATCCACACCGACGCCGACGACCGCGAGATCATCGCGGTGCCACCGGTCGGCGACGAAAACGACATTCCCAATCAGGTGCCGCGCTCGGAGATCGTGCAGATCATCCGTCCGCGCGTGGAAGAAATTCTGGAACTCGTGCGCGACCGTCTCAATGCCAGCGGATTTGCCTCGCGCGTCGGGCGCCGGATCGTGCTGACGGGCGGCGCGAGCCAGCTGACCGGGCTTGGCGAACTGGCGCGCAAGACCCTCGGACGCAACGTGCGGCTCGGGCGCCCGATGGGGATCGCCGGGCTGCCGGATGCGGCGAGGGGCGCTGCTTTCGCAACAAGTGTCGGCCTGCTGATCTATCCGCAGGTCGCGGAGATGGAAGTCCTTGCCGGCCGCCGCAGGACATCCGGCTATGCTGATCACGGCGGTTACTTTTCCAAGGTCCAGCGATGGATCAGGGAAAGCTTCTGA
- a CDS encoding cell division protein FtsQ/DivIB — MASIVRRGFGIEPKGRLRAGLGLPRLSRLSLRPAALENSLLGRLPRGAGIAASILFLGSFAAYGMVISGSTKRVVNDFSTEVGFGIQVVRISGQRQTSEQEILDLLGVSKHVSLLLYDVDKARNRVKAIPWISEVSIMKLFPDKLAVTISERVPYAIWQPDASVEPAIVDESGDIVATYVDPRFAGLPRVIGVGAENRAGEIKDLFSSVPTLRSRIKASVLVSGLRWDIFLTNGVRIMLPERDPQRALEEVARLDRESGLLSKSITTVDMRMSDRMVVRLTDEAKTWRDEMLAAEAKARKREQRA, encoded by the coding sequence TTGGCGTCGATCGTGAGGCGAGGATTCGGCATTGAGCCAAAGGGGCGGTTGCGCGCCGGCCTCGGTTTGCCGCGGCTGTCCCGCCTCAGCCTGCGTCCGGCTGCGCTTGAAAACAGCCTGCTCGGCCGTCTGCCGCGCGGGGCGGGCATTGCTGCGTCCATCCTCTTCCTTGGCAGCTTCGCCGCCTACGGCATGGTGATTTCCGGCAGCACCAAGCGCGTCGTGAACGATTTCTCGACCGAGGTCGGCTTCGGCATCCAGGTTGTGCGGATTTCCGGCCAAAGGCAGACGAGCGAACAGGAAATCCTCGATCTTCTCGGCGTTTCCAAGCACGTGTCGCTGCTTCTCTACGACGTGGACAAGGCGCGCAACCGCGTCAAGGCGATCCCGTGGATCTCCGAAGTCTCGATCATGAAGCTCTTCCCGGACAAGCTGGCCGTGACGATCTCCGAGCGTGTGCCCTATGCCATCTGGCAGCCGGATGCCTCGGTGGAGCCGGCCATCGTGGACGAGAGCGGCGATATCGTCGCGACCTACGTCGATCCGCGCTTTGCCGGTCTGCCGCGCGTGATCGGCGTCGGGGCGGAAAACCGCGCCGGCGAGATCAAGGACCTTTTCTCCTCCGTTCCGACCTTGCGCTCCCGGATCAAGGCGTCGGTGCTGGTTTCCGGCCTTCGCTGGGATATCTTCCTGACCAACGGCGTGCGCATCATGCTGCCCGAGCGGGATCCCCAGCGGGCGCTTGAGGAAGTGGCGCGCCTCGACCGCGAGAGCGGCCTTCTGTCCAAGTCGATCACCACCGTCGACATGCGCATGTCGGATCGCATGGTCGTGCGCCTGACCGATGAAGCCAAGACCTGGCGCGACGAGATGCTCGCCGCCGAGGCCAAGGCCCGCAAGCGGGAGCAGCGCGCATGA
- a CDS encoding D-alanine--D-alanine ligase: protein MTKHVAVLMGGWSSERPVSLNSGKACADALEKAGYRVTRVDVDRDIPMVLAELRPDVAFNALHGPYGEDGTIQGLLELLEIPYTHSGVMASALAMDKPRAKVVMAAAGVPVTEHKIVNRFEAVKAHAISPPYVVKPPREGSSFGVLIVPEGAPHPPQEMASSAWTHGDDVMVEKYIAGRELTCGVMGDRALGVIEVVPNEHAFYDYEAKYAPGGSRHILPAPLSPIIYQTVQNMSVTAHRALGCRGVSRADFRFNDKGNGEGELICLEVNTQPGMTQTSLVPEMAAHEGLDFVELVRWMVEDASWRRS from the coding sequence ATGACCAAGCATGTTGCGGTTCTGATGGGAGGGTGGTCGTCGGAACGCCCTGTCAGCCTCAATTCGGGCAAGGCCTGCGCGGACGCGCTGGAAAAGGCCGGATACCGGGTGACGCGCGTCGATGTCGACCGCGACATCCCCATGGTTCTCGCCGAGCTTCGGCCCGATGTCGCCTTCAATGCGTTGCACGGTCCCTATGGCGAGGACGGCACCATTCAGGGCCTCCTGGAACTGCTCGAAATTCCCTACACGCACTCCGGCGTGATGGCTTCGGCGCTCGCCATGGACAAGCCCCGGGCCAAGGTCGTGATGGCCGCCGCAGGCGTCCCGGTGACCGAGCACAAGATCGTCAATCGTTTCGAAGCCGTTAAGGCGCATGCCATTTCGCCTCCCTATGTCGTTAAACCTCCGCGTGAGGGTTCGAGCTTCGGCGTTCTCATTGTCCCTGAGGGTGCGCCCCATCCGCCGCAGGAAATGGCGTCGAGCGCCTGGACCCATGGCGATGACGTGATGGTCGAAAAATACATTGCAGGACGGGAACTTACCTGCGGCGTCATGGGAGATCGCGCGCTCGGCGTCATCGAAGTGGTGCCAAATGAACACGCTTTTTATGATTATGAAGCGAAGTATGCGCCGGGTGGCTCGCGCCACATTCTGCCGGCACCTCTTTCACCGATTATTTACCAAACTGTACAAAACATGTCTGTCACGGCGCATCGCGCGCTGGGCTGCCGCGGCGTATCGCGGGCGGACTTCAGGTTCAACGACAAGGGCAACGGTGAGGGCGAACTCATCTGCCTGGAAGTGAACACGCAGCCCGGCATGACCCAGACGTCGCTCGTGCCCGAAATGGCGGCCCATGAAGGGCTGGATTTCGTTGAATTGGTCCGTTGGATGGTGGAGGACGCAAGTTGGCGTCGATCGTGA
- the murB gene encoding UDP-N-acetylmuramate dehydrogenase, with protein MTFPDLRPEIPDIEAIRGAIDVNRPLADLTWFRVGGPAQLLFQPADEADLAAFLQRLPQEIPVLVVGLGSNLLIRDGGVPGVVIRLSPRGFGGVETVDATHLKVGAGVPDKRLAAAALDAGLSGFAFYHGIPGGIGGALKMNAGAHGIETCQRVVEVRAVNRAGEIVRLAADDMGYSYRHSEAAPDLIFTSVLMEGIPEDKDAIRRDMDAVAAHREAAQPIRSRTGGSTFKNPDGHSAWKLVDAAGCRGLRIGGAEVSEMHCNFLLNVDNATAHDLELVGETVRARVLATSGIRLEWEIKRLGLFVEGQEIKEFLGA; from the coding sequence ATGACCTTCCCCGATCTTCGGCCCGAGATTCCAGACATTGAGGCGATCAGAGGGGCGATCGACGTCAACCGTCCGCTGGCCGATCTCACCTGGTTCCGGGTCGGCGGTCCGGCGCAGCTTCTGTTCCAGCCGGCGGACGAGGCCGATCTGGCCGCTTTCCTCCAGCGCTTGCCGCAAGAAATTCCGGTGCTCGTCGTCGGGCTCGGCTCCAACCTCCTGATCCGCGACGGCGGCGTGCCGGGTGTCGTCATTCGTCTGTCGCCGCGCGGTTTCGGCGGTGTCGAGACGGTGGACGCAACGCATCTGAAGGTCGGGGCAGGCGTGCCGGACAAGCGGCTTGCCGCCGCCGCGCTCGATGCGGGGCTTTCGGGCTTTGCCTTCTATCACGGTATTCCGGGCGGCATCGGCGGAGCGCTGAAAATGAACGCGGGCGCGCATGGCATCGAGACTTGCCAGCGGGTGGTCGAGGTTCGTGCCGTGAACCGGGCCGGCGAGATCGTGAGGCTCGCAGCCGACGACATGGGGTATTCCTACCGCCATTCCGAAGCGGCGCCCGATCTCATCTTCACCTCTGTTCTCATGGAAGGCATTCCCGAGGACAAGGACGCCATCCGCCGCGACATGGACGCGGTTGCCGCGCACCGCGAGGCGGCGCAGCCGATCCGGTCGCGCACGGGCGGGTCGACCTTCAAGAACCCGGACGGGCATTCGGCCTGGAAGCTTGTCGACGCCGCCGGTTGCCGGGGGCTGCGCATCGGCGGGGCCGAGGTCTCCGAGATGCACTGCAATTTTCTTCTCAACGTCGACAACGCGACCGCCCACGATCTCGAACTCGTCGGCGAGACCGTGCGAGCCCGGGTGCTGGCAACGAGTGGCATTCGTCTGGAATGGGAGATCAAGCGGCTCGGGCTGTTCGTCGAGGGCCAGGAGATCAAGGAATTTCTCGGCGCCTGA
- the murC gene encoding UDP-N-acetylmuramate--L-alanine ligase, translating to MKMPRDIGPVHFVGIGGIGMSGIAEVLLNLGYRVQGSDVAESANVERLRAKGIPVSVGHREENIDGAAVLVVSSAIKRDNPELVAARHKFLPIVRRAEMLAELMRFKQAIAVGGTHGKTTTTSMVAALLDAGGLDPTVINGGIINAYGTNARMGEGDWMVVEADESDGTFVKLPADIAIVTNIDPEHLDHYGTFDAARAAFRTFVENVPFYGFAVMCLDHTEVQSLVGKIEDRRVITYGENPQADVRFMDLKTEAGASQFAVVIRNRVTGDERKIAALELPMPGRHNVSNATAAIAVADQLGLSDEAIRKGLAGFSGVKRRFTRTGSWNGIAIFDDYGHHPVEIRAVLQAARVAAGDGKVIAVVQPHRYSRLASLFDDFCVAFNDADIVIIADVYAAGEAPIEGVSRDTLVGGARGAGHRNVMALEAPEKLAPMIAKMAKPGDFVIFLGAGNITQWAYALPGQLEKLSGGEG from the coding sequence ATGAAGATGCCTCGTGATATCGGGCCGGTCCATTTCGTCGGCATTGGCGGCATCGGGATGAGCGGCATTGCCGAAGTGCTCCTCAATCTCGGCTACCGGGTGCAGGGATCGGACGTCGCAGAGAGCGCCAACGTGGAGCGTCTGCGCGCGAAGGGCATTCCGGTCAGCGTCGGTCACAGGGAAGAGAACATCGACGGGGCGGCGGTGCTCGTCGTCTCCTCGGCGATCAAGCGCGACAATCCGGAACTCGTCGCCGCGCGCCACAAGTTCCTGCCCATCGTGCGGCGGGCCGAGATGCTGGCCGAACTGATGCGCTTCAAGCAGGCGATCGCCGTCGGCGGCACCCACGGCAAGACGACCACGACCTCGATGGTTGCGGCGCTGCTCGATGCCGGCGGGCTCGATCCGACGGTGATCAACGGCGGCATCATCAACGCCTACGGCACCAACGCCCGCATGGGCGAGGGCGACTGGATGGTCGTCGAGGCCGACGAGAGCGACGGCACCTTCGTCAAGCTGCCGGCCGACATCGCCATCGTCACCAATATCGACCCCGAGCATCTCGACCATTACGGCACCTTCGACGCGGCGCGCGCTGCCTTCCGGACCTTCGTCGAGAACGTGCCCTTCTACGGTTTCGCGGTGATGTGCCTCGACCATACGGAGGTGCAGTCGCTGGTCGGCAAGATCGAGGACCGGCGCGTCATCACCTATGGCGAGAATCCGCAGGCCGACGTGCGCTTCATGGATCTCAAGACCGAGGCCGGGGCTTCGCAGTTCGCCGTTGTGATCCGCAATCGCGTCACCGGCGACGAGCGCAAGATCGCCGCGCTCGAACTGCCGATGCCGGGGCGCCACAACGTTTCCAATGCGACGGCGGCGATTGCCGTGGCCGACCAGTTGGGGTTGTCCGACGAGGCGATCCGCAAGGGCCTTGCCGGCTTTTCCGGCGTCAAGCGCCGCTTCACCCGCACGGGAAGCTGGAACGGCATCGCGATCTTCGACGACTACGGCCACCATCCGGTGGAGATCCGGGCCGTCCTGCAGGCGGCGCGTGTTGCCGCCGGCGACGGCAAGGTGATCGCGGTCGTGCAGCCGCACCGCTATTCGCGCCTTGCCAGCCTGTTCGACGATTTCTGCGTGGCCTTCAATGACGCCGACATCGTCATCATCGCGGATGTCTATGCGGCAGGCGAAGCGCCGATCGAGGGCGTCAGCCGGGATACGCTGGTGGGCGGCGCCCGGGGTGCCGGGCACCGCAACGTGATGGCGCTGGAGGCTCCGGAAAAGCTTGCCCCGATGATCGCGAAGATGGCCAAGCCGGGCGATTTCGTTATCTTCCTCGGCGCCGGCAACATCACCCAATGGGCCTATGCGCTGCCGGGACAGCTGGAGAAGCTTTCCGGCGGAGAGGGATGA
- the murG gene encoding undecaprenyldiphospho-muramoylpentapeptide beta-N-acetylglucosaminyltransferase, with translation MATFLLAAGGTGGHLFPAEALALALTRRGHVVDLATDERVESYGKDFPARKVHVVPSATFGSRSPVALAKSLFRLGAGYLKARRLMREVKPDAVIGFGGYPTVPPLTAAVSFNVPTMVHEANAVMGRANRFLASRVTAVATGFEETDFKDAAPKGEVVHTGNPVRAKVIDAVRPYEAPLSDEPFHLVVFGGSQGARVFSDLVPPAIALLADDLRTRLHIVQQVRPEDTERVSEAYKAMGVTPEIGAFFMDLPAKLSAGHLVVCRSGASTVAELGVLGRPSILVPLPHALDNDQRTNAERLQAAGGAILAEQAWLDPQRLADMLADLMRAPSRLELMAAAAARTGRPDAADRLADLAERIASPDKSA, from the coding sequence ATGGCGACCTTCCTGCTCGCCGCCGGGGGAACCGGCGGCCACCTTTTCCCAGCCGAGGCGCTGGCCCTTGCCCTGACCCGGCGCGGCCATGTTGTGGATCTGGCGACGGACGAGCGGGTGGAGAGCTACGGCAAGGATTTTCCCGCCCGCAAGGTACACGTCGTGCCGTCGGCGACCTTCGGCAGCCGTTCGCCCGTCGCGCTCGCAAAGAGCCTCTTTCGCCTCGGAGCGGGCTATCTCAAGGCGCGCCGCCTGATGCGCGAGGTCAAGCCCGACGCGGTGATCGGCTTCGGCGGCTATCCGACCGTGCCGCCGCTCACGGCCGCCGTTTCGTTCAACGTACCGACCATGGTGCATGAGGCGAATGCGGTGATGGGCCGGGCCAACCGCTTCCTTGCCAGCAGGGTGACGGCGGTCGCCACCGGCTTCGAGGAGACGGACTTCAAGGATGCCGCGCCGAAGGGCGAGGTCGTGCACACGGGCAATCCGGTGCGCGCCAAGGTCATCGATGCGGTGAGGCCCTACGAGGCGCCGCTCTCCGACGAGCCGTTCCATCTCGTCGTCTTCGGCGGCAGCCAGGGCGCGCGGGTCTTTTCCGATCTCGTTCCGCCTGCGATCGCGCTGCTCGCCGACGATCTGAGGACGCGGCTTCACATCGTGCAGCAGGTGCGGCCCGAGGATACCGAACGCGTCAGCGAGGCTTACAAGGCCATGGGCGTGACGCCGGAGATCGGGGCCTTCTTCATGGACCTGCCGGCCAAGCTTTCCGCTGGGCATCTCGTCGTCTGCCGGTCGGGCGCTTCGACGGTGGCCGAACTCGGCGTGCTGGGCCGTCCGTCGATCCTGGTGCCGCTGCCGCATGCGCTCGACAATGATCAGCGCACCAATGCCGAACGGCTGCAGGCGGCGGGCGGGGCGATCCTTGCGGAACAGGCGTGGCTCGATCCGCAGCGTCTTGCCGACATGCTGGCGGACCTGATGCGCGCGCCCTCCCGGCTTGAACTGATGGCCGCGGCCGCCGCGCGCACTGGGCGCCCGGACGCGGCGGACCGGCTCGCCGACCTTGCCGAACGGATTGCCAGCCCTGACAAGTCCGCGTGA
- the ftsW gene encoding putative lipid II flippase FtsW — translation MVSRVERGRLADWWYTVDKHLLVASLSLIFIGIVLSLAASPPVAERIGIADPYHFVKNQGVYCVPAIAILFGMSFLDPKTIRRVSMLIFVVCIVLLVAVLFIGPEVKGARRWLSIAGVSVQPSEFIKPAFAVISGFLFAEGMRHREVPGRLLSAGMLVLVAGLFILQPDFGQTILVSVTWASLLFLAGMSWFWILGLLGIGVLGGFAAYEMADHVRSRIERFLNPDSGDNYQVEQALNAIVGGGWLGRGPGEGIVKRILPDSHTDYIFAVAAEEYGIILCIGLVAIYAFIVMRGLGHAVRENDSYIRLASSALVVLVGVQSCINIAVSLHLMPSKGMTLPFISYGGSSLISAAMTMGMLLALTRKRPDQTRFVAPFDGRSILTPAE, via the coding sequence ATGGTTTCCCGCGTCGAACGAGGCCGTCTGGCCGACTGGTGGTACACCGTTGACAAGCACCTTCTCGTCGCGTCGCTGTCGCTGATCTTCATCGGCATCGTGCTGTCGCTTGCCGCCAGCCCGCCCGTCGCCGAGCGCATCGGCATTGCCGACCCGTATCACTTCGTCAAGAACCAGGGGGTCTACTGCGTCCCGGCGATCGCGATCCTGTTCGGGATGTCCTTTCTCGATCCGAAGACCATTCGCCGCGTTTCCATGCTGATCTTCGTGGTCTGCATCGTGCTGCTCGTCGCGGTTCTCTTCATCGGACCGGAAGTGAAGGGCGCGCGCCGCTGGCTGTCGATTGCAGGCGTCTCCGTGCAGCCGTCGGAATTCATCAAGCCGGCCTTCGCGGTGATCTCCGGCTTTCTCTTTGCCGAGGGCATGCGTCACAGGGAAGTGCCCGGACGGCTCCTGTCCGCCGGCATGCTCGTTCTCGTCGCCGGTCTCTTCATCCTTCAGCCCGACTTCGGCCAGACGATCCTCGTCAGCGTGACCTGGGCTTCGCTGCTGTTTCTAGCCGGCATGAGCTGGTTCTGGATCCTCGGTCTCCTCGGCATTGGCGTGCTTGGCGGGTTCGCCGCCTACGAAATGGCCGATCACGTGCGCTCGCGTATCGAACGCTTCCTCAATCCGGATTCCGGCGACAACTATCAGGTCGAGCAGGCGCTCAACGCGATCGTCGGCGGTGGCTGGCTCGGTCGCGGCCCGGGCGAGGGGATCGTCAAGCGCATCCTGCCGGACAGCCACACCGACTACATCTTTGCCGTCGCGGCCGAGGAATACGGCATCATCCTGTGCATCGGCCTCGTCGCCATCTATGCCTTCATCGTGATGCGCGGACTCGGCCATGCGGTGCGCGAGAATGACAGCTACATCCGCCTTGCCTCGTCGGCGCTCGTGGTGCTCGTTGGCGTCCAGTCCTGCATCAACATCGCCGTCAGCCTGCACCTGATGCCTTCGAAGGGCATGACGCTGCCCTTCATCTCCTACGGCGGTTCGTCGCTGATCTCGGCCGCCATGACCATGGGTATGCTCCTGGCGCTCACGCGCAAGCGGCCTGACCAGACACGCTTTGTCGCGCCGTTCGACGGGCGGTCGATCCTGACCCCGGCCGAGTGA